In a genomic window of Bradyrhizobium sp. LLZ17:
- a CDS encoding acyl-CoA dehydrogenase family protein, translated as MNFDFSDDQKQLRDQARKFLAEKCSPKAVRLVLDGKAPYDKELWKGLAEMGFLGVAIPEEFGGAGAGHLELCVIAEEMGRANAPVPFSSTVYLAGEALLIAGSDAQKKKWLPAIASGEAIGTLALFEGKGNPSPKNVKLTASNGVLNGVKKPVADGAIANFAVVAARTGTGGRESDISLFLVDLKAGGVEVKSLANLDPTRGQAEITFKDCKAEPLGAIGEGWSILTQVLDRAAVLSAFEQVGGADRALEMGRDYALDRIAFGRQIGSFQAVKHMLADMYVSATLARSNSYYGAWALSTNASELPEAAAAARISATQAFQHCAKNNIQVHGGMGFTWEFDCHMYYRRANAMALGLGSLSYWEDQLIDRMRKKNAA; from the coding sequence ATGAACTTCGATTTCTCCGACGACCAGAAGCAGCTCCGCGATCAGGCGCGCAAATTCCTCGCGGAAAAGTGCTCGCCCAAGGCGGTGCGACTCGTGCTCGACGGCAAGGCGCCCTATGACAAGGAGCTCTGGAAGGGCCTCGCCGAGATGGGGTTTCTCGGCGTCGCGATCCCCGAGGAGTTCGGCGGCGCGGGTGCCGGCCATCTCGAACTCTGCGTGATCGCCGAAGAGATGGGCCGGGCCAATGCGCCGGTGCCGTTCTCCTCGACGGTCTATCTCGCCGGCGAAGCGCTGCTGATCGCGGGTAGCGACGCGCAGAAGAAAAAATGGCTGCCGGCGATTGCCTCGGGCGAGGCGATCGGCACGCTGGCGCTGTTCGAGGGCAAGGGCAATCCTTCGCCCAAGAACGTCAAGCTCACAGCGTCAAACGGCGTGCTCAATGGCGTCAAGAAGCCGGTCGCCGACGGCGCGATCGCCAATTTCGCGGTGGTTGCCGCGCGCACGGGCACCGGTGGTCGCGAGAGTGACATCTCGCTGTTCCTGGTCGATCTCAAGGCCGGCGGCGTCGAGGTGAAAAGCCTCGCCAATCTCGATCCGACCCGCGGGCAGGCCGAGATCACCTTCAAGGACTGCAAGGCCGAGCCGCTCGGCGCGATCGGCGAAGGCTGGAGCATCCTCACCCAGGTGCTCGACCGCGCTGCGGTGCTCTCCGCGTTCGAGCAGGTCGGCGGCGCCGACCGCGCGCTGGAGATGGGGCGCGACTACGCGCTCGACCGCATCGCCTTCGGCCGTCAGATCGGTTCGTTCCAGGCGGTCAAACACATGCTCGCCGACATGTACGTCTCGGCGACGCTGGCGCGGTCCAACAGCTATTACGGCGCCTGGGCGCTTTCGACCAACGCATCCGAACTGCCGGAAGCGGCTGCCGCCGCGCGCATCAGCGCGACGCAGGCGTTCCAGCATTGCGCCAAGAACAACATCCAGGTCCACGGCGGCATGGGTTTCACCTGGGAGTTCGACTGCCACATGTATTACCGCCGTGCCAACGCCATGGCGCTCGGGCTCGGCAGCCTGTCCTATTGGGAAGACCAGTTGATCGACCGCATGCGCAAGAAGAACGCGGCGTGA
- a CDS encoding SGNH/GDSL hydrolase family protein, protein MALDPSQIPVQAAPFEQPLTIVANRLRGQRPVKVVAIGSSTTAGEGGIAPYPQRLLADLRIQFPKATIDVINRGVGGEEAPQELMRFKHDVFEQNPDLVIWQVGTNAVWQSADQKPPSFEKTTQAIRDGVDQMLAAGRMDVILMDLQYVPALLTPAKQASAIAMVDAISEIAHAKGVNVFRRFELMQGWHDIAKISFDRMVDPGDDTRLHASDWTTDKMTWQLTAAIDAAVKKAQPS, encoded by the coding sequence GTGGCCCTCGACCCCTCACAGATTCCGGTTCAGGCAGCGCCGTTCGAGCAACCGCTGACCATTGTTGCCAACCGCCTCAGAGGCCAGAGACCAGTCAAGGTGGTCGCGATCGGCTCGTCCACGACGGCGGGCGAAGGCGGCATCGCACCCTATCCGCAACGCCTGCTCGCGGACCTTCGGATACAATTCCCCAAGGCGACAATCGATGTCATCAACCGGGGCGTCGGCGGCGAAGAGGCTCCTCAGGAGCTCATGCGATTCAAGCATGACGTCTTCGAGCAGAATCCGGATCTCGTGATCTGGCAGGTCGGAACGAATGCGGTCTGGCAATCGGCCGATCAGAAGCCTCCATCATTCGAAAAGACTACTCAGGCTATCCGTGACGGCGTCGACCAGATGCTCGCGGCCGGACGGATGGATGTGATCCTGATGGATTTGCAATATGTGCCGGCACTGCTGACACCGGCGAAGCAAGCCAGCGCCATCGCAATGGTCGACGCGATCAGCGAGATCGCGCATGCGAAGGGCGTCAACGTGTTCCGCCGCTTCGAGTTGATGCAGGGCTGGCACGATATCGCAAAGATTTCGTTCGACCGGATGGTCGACCCCGGTGACGACACCAGGCTGCACGCAAGCGACTGGACGACGGACAAGATGACCTGGCAATTGACCGCCGCGATCGACGCTGCGGTCAAAAAGGCGCAACCGTCCTGA
- a CDS encoding enoyl-CoA hydratase/isomerase family protein: MSQPLLIEHNDGVDTVTLNRPEHLNALDPALIDALNTYFRGLQRNRDTCVVVLKGAGRNFCAGLDLKAAMARRAGQREPPGVTESLDSQRRIADIVMLMRRCSQPILALVQGAAAGGGFALALASDIRIAAKSARMNCAFIKLGLGGCDIGTSYFLPRLVGVSVASELILTGRFIGAERALAVGLVSEVVDEDNLDDAAGPYVDAMMTASPVGLRLSKECLNMSIDAGSLEAVIAMEDRNQVPCSRSEEFSEGIRAFLEKRKPVYIRR, translated from the coding sequence ATGTCCCAACCGCTGCTGATCGAGCACAACGACGGCGTCGACACAGTGACGCTCAATCGTCCCGAACACCTCAACGCACTCGATCCCGCGCTGATCGATGCGCTCAATACCTATTTCCGGGGCCTCCAGCGCAACCGTGACACGTGCGTCGTGGTGCTGAAGGGCGCCGGCAGGAATTTTTGCGCGGGGCTTGATCTCAAAGCCGCCATGGCCCGTCGCGCCGGACAGCGGGAGCCGCCCGGCGTCACCGAGTCACTGGACTCGCAGCGGCGCATCGCCGACATCGTGATGCTGATGCGGCGTTGCTCACAGCCGATCCTGGCGCTGGTGCAGGGCGCGGCGGCCGGCGGCGGCTTTGCGCTGGCGCTTGCCTCCGACATCCGCATTGCGGCGAAATCGGCGCGGATGAACTGCGCCTTCATCAAGCTCGGCCTCGGCGGCTGCGACATCGGCACCAGCTATTTCTTGCCGCGCCTGGTTGGCGTCTCTGTCGCGTCCGAGCTGATCCTCACCGGGCGCTTCATCGGCGCTGAGCGCGCGCTTGCGGTGGGGCTCGTCTCGGAAGTCGTGGACGAAGACAATCTCGATGACGCCGCCGGCCCTTACGTCGACGCGATGATGACCGCCTCGCCTGTCGGCCTGCGATTGTCGAAAGAATGTCTCAACATGAGCATCGATGCCGGATCGCTGGAAGCTGTCATCGCGATGGAGGACCGCAACCAGGTCCCGTGCAGCCGCTCCGAGGAATTCTCGGAAGGGATCAGGGCCTTCCTTGAGAAGCGAAAGCCTGTCTATATCAGGCGCTGA
- a CDS encoding DUF3551 domain-containing protein, with protein sequence MRCLFGLIVTIGALLAAAPSQAQTYDPNYPVCMHVYTGDMSGGGGHWYDCSFTSLPQCRATASGRAATCDLNPYYRGNEPRPRHRRRG encoded by the coding sequence ATGCGTTGCTTATTCGGCTTGATTGTGACCATCGGTGCCTTGCTCGCGGCTGCGCCGTCGCAAGCGCAGACCTACGATCCCAACTATCCCGTCTGCATGCACGTTTATACCGGCGATATGAGCGGCGGCGGCGGGCACTGGTATGACTGTTCCTTCACCTCGCTGCCGCAGTGCCGCGCCACGGCTTCCGGCCGCGCCGCGACCTGCGATCTCAATCCGTATTATCGGGGGAACGAACCGCGTCCGCGCCACAGGCGGAGGGGTTAG
- a CDS encoding acyl-CoA dehydrogenase: MNFDDTPQEAEFRATARAWIAANAPKQYEEELRKSSLGRTQLKNANILDVAKAWQKKKADAGWACLHWPKDYGGRGSSPIERVIWQQEEGPFGKLSGMFIIGHGMCGPTMMAFAREEHKRSYLPSLASGEKVWCQLFSEPAGGSDVAGLRTRAEKDGDEWIINGQKIWTSGAHYSDYGILLTRTDPNVPKHKGLTMFFLDMKCPGVEVRPIKQASGASDFNEVYFTNVRIPDHQRLGEVNDGWNVSLTTLMNERSAIGAGVSTGFPELFDYCTSLMLDDRPAIEDRAVRSKLANWAVKATGLRYTSMRAISALSKGERPGPENSVGKLVAGSMIQDVATYALDLQGAAGVVSGADDAEVAGRFQAMLLRAPGTRVEGGTDEIMRNIIAERVLGLPGDIRVDKDVPFNKIPTKGRN, from the coding sequence ATGAACTTCGACGACACTCCGCAGGAAGCCGAATTCCGCGCCACTGCCCGCGCCTGGATCGCGGCGAATGCGCCGAAGCAATATGAAGAGGAGCTGCGCAAATCCTCGCTCGGCCGCACGCAATTGAAGAACGCCAACATTCTGGACGTCGCGAAAGCGTGGCAGAAGAAAAAGGCCGATGCCGGCTGGGCCTGCTTGCACTGGCCCAAGGATTATGGCGGCCGCGGTTCTTCGCCGATCGAGCGCGTGATCTGGCAGCAGGAAGAGGGTCCGTTCGGCAAGCTCTCCGGCATGTTCATCATCGGCCACGGCATGTGCGGGCCGACCATGATGGCGTTCGCGCGCGAGGAGCATAAGCGCAGCTATCTGCCGTCGCTCGCCTCTGGCGAAAAGGTCTGGTGCCAACTGTTCTCGGAGCCCGCCGGCGGCTCCGATGTCGCAGGCCTGCGCACGCGCGCCGAGAAGGACGGCGACGAGTGGATCATCAACGGCCAGAAGATATGGACCTCGGGCGCGCATTATTCCGACTACGGCATCCTGTTGACCCGCACGGATCCCAATGTGCCGAAGCACAAGGGCCTCACCATGTTCTTCCTGGACATGAAGTGCCCCGGCGTCGAGGTGCGGCCGATCAAGCAGGCGAGCGGCGCCTCCGACTTCAACGAGGTCTATTTCACCAATGTCCGCATTCCCGATCACCAGCGCCTCGGCGAGGTCAATGACGGCTGGAACGTCTCGCTGACCACGCTGATGAACGAGCGTAGCGCGATTGGCGCGGGCGTCTCGACCGGCTTTCCCGAGCTGTTCGACTATTGCACGAGCCTGATGCTCGACGACCGCCCCGCGATCGAGGACCGCGCGGTGCGCTCGAAGCTGGCGAACTGGGCGGTGAAGGCGACCGGGCTGCGCTACACCAGCATGCGAGCGATCTCGGCCCTGTCGAAGGGCGAGCGGCCGGGGCCGGAAAACTCCGTCGGCAAGCTGGTGGCGGGATCGATGATTCAGGACGTCGCGACCTATGCGCTCGATCTTCAGGGCGCGGCCGGGGTGGTCAGCGGAGCGGACGACGCCGAAGTCGCCGGCCGCTTCCAGGCGATGCTGCTGCGCGCACCGGGCACGCGCGTGGAAGGCGGCACCGACGAGATCATGCGCAACATCATCGCCGAGCGGGTGCTGGGCCTGCCCGGCGACATCCGTGTCGACAAGGACGTGCCGTTCAACAAGATCCCGACCAAGGGAAGGAATTAG
- a CDS encoding nitroreductase: MDAKVKQDDRIRVLEELLNERYSVRAFLPQAVDRAIIEHVLTTAQRTASWCNSQPWQVVIASGEAKERFRQLIYKEASSGLGDDYDFTPPREYVGVYLERRRESGFQLYNTLGIARGDRSAYARQALENYNFFGAPHVAIIHTSEPLGIYGAIDCGAYVSNFMLAAQALGLGTIPQAALARHSGLIRRHFNLPDDRRVVCGISFGYADNAHKVNSYRTSRASVADTVTFVEE, encoded by the coding sequence ATGGACGCCAAAGTGAAACAAGACGATCGCATCCGCGTGCTCGAAGAGCTCCTCAACGAGCGCTACTCCGTGCGCGCTTTCCTGCCGCAAGCGGTCGACCGCGCCATCATCGAGCATGTGCTGACGACGGCGCAGCGGACGGCGTCCTGGTGCAACAGTCAGCCCTGGCAGGTCGTCATCGCCAGCGGCGAGGCCAAGGAGCGTTTCCGTCAGCTGATCTACAAGGAGGCCTCCAGCGGCCTCGGCGACGACTATGATTTCACCCCGCCGCGCGAATATGTCGGCGTCTATCTCGAACGGCGCCGCGAGAGCGGTTTTCAGCTCTACAACACGCTCGGAATCGCCCGCGGCGACAGAAGCGCCTACGCCAGGCAGGCGCTGGAGAACTACAATTTCTTCGGCGCCCCGCACGTCGCGATCATTCACACCAGCGAGCCGCTCGGCATCTACGGCGCGATCGATTGCGGCGCCTATGTCTCGAATTTCATGCTCGCCGCGCAGGCGCTTGGGCTCGGCACAATTCCGCAGGCGGCATTGGCGCGTCACTCGGGCCTGATCCGCCGTCACTTCAATCTGCCCGACGACCGCCGCGTCGTCTGCGGTATCTCGTTCGGCTATGCCGACAACGCCCACAAGGTCAACAGCTACCGGACCTCGCGCGCGAGCGTCGCCGACACCGTCACGTTCGTCGAGGAGTGA
- a CDS encoding nuclear transport factor 2 family protein: MDQQLLDRLAIRDLVENWAVWRDAGDWERFATVWHEEGWMSATWFQGPARDFIRVSQEGFARGVRILHFLGGTSIDLQGERALAQTKMTISQRAPVQDVLCDVVCTGRFYDFLEKRQGKWGIVRRQPIYEKDRIDPVDPAATLRLDQQALAALPEGYRHLAYMQELIGYKVKRDMPGLTGPEVEQLYGEGRDWLAGKAK, from the coding sequence ATGGACCAGCAACTGCTCGATCGCCTCGCCATCCGCGACCTCGTCGAGAACTGGGCGGTCTGGCGCGATGCCGGCGACTGGGAGCGGTTTGCGACCGTCTGGCACGAGGAAGGCTGGATGTCGGCCACCTGGTTTCAGGGGCCGGCGCGGGATTTCATCCGGGTCAGCCAGGAGGGGTTCGCCAGGGGCGTACGCATCCTGCATTTCCTCGGCGGCACCAGCATTGATCTTCAGGGCGAGCGCGCCCTCGCGCAGACCAAGATGACGATCTCGCAGCGCGCGCCGGTGCAAGACGTGCTCTGCGACGTCGTCTGCACCGGCCGCTTCTATGATTTTCTGGAGAAGCGGCAAGGCAAATGGGGCATCGTTCGCCGCCAGCCGATCTACGAGAAGGACCGGATCGACCCGGTCGATCCCGCGGCGACCCTCCGCCTCGACCAGCAGGCACTGGCGGCGCTGCCCGAAGGCTACCGCCACCTCGCCTACATGCAGGAGCTGATCGGCTACAAGGTCAAGCGGGACATGCCTGGCCTGACCGGGCCTGAAGTCGAGCAGCTCTATGGCGAGGGGCGGGACTGGCTGGCGGGGAAGGCCAAATAG
- a CDS encoding multidrug efflux RND transporter permease subunit yields the protein MQESFSSPFIRYPIGTSLLMAGTLFVGLVAYPLLPVAPLPQVDFPTIQLSASLPGGSPETMASSVAQPLERQLAQIPGITQMTSTSSLGSTSITIQFDLNRKIDAAANDVQAAINAASGQLPKNLPSPPTYRKVNPADSPVMILSATSDTLPLTVVSDRTDAQLAQQISQISGVAQVFVGGQQKPSVRIQVDPAKLVAKGLSLEDVRSQIAAATTDSPKGNIDGPRRAYTIYANDQLTQASHWQDVIVAYRNGAPLRIRDIGHAVAGPEDMKTAAWADGKRGVFLVIFKQPGANVIDTVDRIKAQLPRLIAAIPPAIAIKIISDRTITIRAAVEDVQITLMTTIALVVMVIFVFLRSFWATIIPSITVPLALLGACSLMWAFGYSLDNLSLMALTIAVGFVVDDAIVMLENITRYVELGERPLAAAYKGAAEIGFTIVSISISLVAVLIPLLLMGGIIGRLFREFAVTLAMAILVSLVVSLTLTPMMASRFLRASHEARHGRFYQWSERMFERLLGAYGRGLDVALRHSFVTLCIFFATVALSVYLFILIPKGFFPQQDNGFLTAVSEMPQDISFTEMKRRQVELNTIVQADPAVDSIAMFIGGGGTALNSGRMYITLKPLAQRDAGAQQIIARLRPKLAKVEGAKLYMQASQDVRLGGRATRTQFEFTLQDANLDELNEWAPKILDEMKTLPQLRDVATDQQTEGTTVQLRINRDAAARYGIQPQLIDDTLYDAFGQRQVTQYFTQTNSYHVVLEIAPDLQGELSTLDKLYLKSPLTGDEVPLSVFCNWTNVPVRPLAISHQGQFPSVTISFNLAEGVALGQATDAVLHAVAEMRAPPSLATSFQGTAQAFQQSLGTVPLLILAALVVVYLILGVLYESYIHPLTILSTLPSAGVGAVAILMIFGFDFSLIALIGVILLIGIVKKNGIMMVDFAIAAEREQHLTPEQSIRQAALLRFRPIMMTTMAALLGGVPLMLGSGTGAEIRQPLGYAMVGGLLVSQALTLFTTPVVYLYLDRFSDRLSRWMEKKPQADPARDEQTDRAAE from the coding sequence ATGCAAGAGAGCTTCTCGTCTCCGTTCATCCGCTATCCGATCGGCACCTCGCTGCTGATGGCGGGGACCCTGTTCGTCGGCCTCGTGGCGTATCCGCTGCTGCCGGTCGCACCGCTGCCGCAGGTCGACTTCCCGACCATTCAGCTCTCAGCGTCGCTTCCCGGCGGCAGTCCGGAAACCATGGCATCCTCCGTTGCCCAGCCGCTCGAGCGCCAGCTCGCGCAGATCCCTGGCATCACGCAGATGACGTCGACCAGCTCGCTCGGCTCGACATCGATCACCATCCAGTTCGACCTCAACCGCAAGATCGACGCCGCCGCCAACGACGTGCAGGCCGCGATCAATGCAGCAAGCGGTCAACTGCCGAAAAATCTGCCTTCGCCCCCCACCTATCGCAAGGTCAACCCGGCGGATTCGCCGGTCATGATCCTGTCCGCGACGTCGGACACGCTGCCGCTGACCGTCGTCAGCGACCGCACCGATGCGCAGCTCGCGCAGCAGATCAGTCAGATATCCGGCGTCGCGCAGGTGTTCGTCGGCGGGCAGCAGAAGCCGTCGGTGCGCATCCAGGTTGATCCGGCCAAGCTGGTGGCCAAGGGGCTATCGCTGGAGGACGTTCGGAGCCAGATCGCGGCCGCGACCACCGACAGCCCGAAAGGCAACATCGACGGCCCCAGGCGCGCGTACACGATCTACGCCAACGACCAGCTCACTCAGGCCTCGCACTGGCAGGACGTCATTGTCGCCTATCGCAACGGCGCGCCGTTGCGGATCCGCGACATCGGCCACGCCGTGGCAGGGCCAGAGGACATGAAGACGGCAGCCTGGGCCGACGGCAAGCGCGGCGTTTTCCTCGTCATTTTCAAGCAGCCCGGGGCCAACGTCATCGACACTGTCGACCGCATCAAGGCGCAGCTGCCCCGGCTGATCGCGGCGATCCCGCCTGCGATCGCGATCAAGATCATCAGCGACCGCACCATCACCATCCGCGCCGCGGTCGAGGACGTGCAGATCACGCTGATGACGACGATCGCGCTCGTGGTGATGGTGATCTTCGTTTTCCTGCGCAGCTTCTGGGCAACGATCATCCCGAGCATCACCGTCCCCCTGGCGCTGCTGGGAGCCTGCTCGCTGATGTGGGCGTTCGGGTACTCGCTGGACAATCTCTCCCTGATGGCTCTGACGATCGCGGTCGGCTTCGTGGTGGACGACGCGATCGTGATGCTGGAGAACATCACCCGTTACGTCGAGCTGGGCGAGAGGCCGCTTGCGGCGGCCTACAAGGGCGCGGCCGAAATCGGCTTCACCATCGTCTCGATCAGCATCTCTCTCGTCGCAGTGCTGATCCCGTTGTTGCTGATGGGCGGCATCATCGGCCGGCTGTTCCGCGAATTCGCGGTCACCCTGGCCATGGCAATCCTCGTTTCTCTCGTCGTGTCGCTGACGCTGACGCCGATGATGGCCTCCCGCTTCCTGCGCGCCAGCCACGAAGCCCGGCACGGTCGCTTCTACCAGTGGAGCGAGCGGATGTTCGAAAGGCTGCTCGGCGCCTACGGACGCGGGCTCGATGTCGCGCTGCGCCACAGCTTCGTGACGCTTTGTATCTTCTTCGCGACGGTCGCACTCTCGGTCTACCTCTTCATCCTGATCCCGAAGGGGTTCTTCCCGCAGCAGGACAACGGCTTCCTGACGGCCGTGTCCGAAATGCCCCAGGACATCTCCTTCACCGAGATGAAGCGACGCCAGGTCGAGCTCAATACCATCGTGCAGGCCGACCCTGCCGTGGATTCGATAGCGATGTTCATCGGCGGCGGTGGCACCGCGCTGAACTCGGGGCGCATGTACATCACTTTGAAGCCACTCGCTCAGCGCGACGCCGGCGCGCAACAGATCATCGCGCGGCTGCGGCCCAAGCTCGCCAAGGTCGAGGGCGCCAAGCTCTACATGCAGGCCTCGCAGGATGTTCGCCTCGGCGGACGCGCCACCCGCACCCAGTTCGAATTCACCCTGCAGGACGCCAATCTCGACGAGCTGAACGAATGGGCGCCGAAAATCCTCGACGAGATGAAAACTCTGCCGCAACTGCGCGACGTCGCGACGGACCAGCAGACCGAAGGCACGACGGTTCAACTGAGGATCAATCGTGACGCCGCCGCGCGCTACGGGATCCAGCCGCAGCTGATCGACGACACGCTCTATGACGCGTTCGGGCAGCGCCAGGTCACGCAATACTTCACACAGACCAACAGCTATCACGTCGTCCTGGAGATCGCGCCGGACCTGCAAGGCGAGCTCAGCACCCTCGACAAGCTCTATCTCAAGTCGCCGCTGACCGGCGACGAGGTGCCGCTATCGGTGTTCTGCAACTGGACCAATGTGCCGGTGCGACCGCTTGCGATTTCGCATCAGGGCCAATTTCCCTCGGTGACGATCAGCTTCAATCTCGCCGAGGGCGTGGCGCTGGGACAGGCGACCGACGCGGTGCTGCACGCGGTCGCCGAGATGCGCGCGCCGCCGAGCCTAGCGACGAGCTTTCAGGGCACCGCGCAGGCATTCCAGCAGTCGCTCGGCACCGTGCCGTTGCTGATTCTCGCCGCACTGGTCGTGGTCTACCTGATCCTTGGCGTGCTCTACGAGAGCTACATCCATCCCCTGACCATCCTGTCCACGCTGCCCTCGGCCGGCGTTGGCGCCGTCGCGATCCTGATGATCTTTGGTTTCGACTTTAGCCTCATTGCCTTGATCGGCGTCATTCTCCTGATCGGCATCGTCAAGAAGAACGGCATCATGATGGTGGATTTCGCCATCGCGGCCGAACGCGAGCAGCATCTCACCCCGGAGCAGTCGATCCGCCAGGCAGCGCTGCTGCGCTTCCGCCCGATCATGATGACGACGATGGCCGCCCTGCTCGGCGGCGTGCCGCTGATGCTCGGAAGCGGCACCGGAGCCGAAATCCGCCAGCCGCTCGGCTATGCCATGGTCGGCGGCCTTCTGGTGAGCCAGGCGTTGACTCTGTTCACCACCCCGGTCGTCTATCTCTACCTCGACCGCTTCTCCGACCGGCTCTCACGCTGGATGGAGAAGAAGCCGCAGGCCGATCCCGCGCGCGACGAGCAGACCGATCGCGCGGCGGAATGA
- a CDS encoding NepR family anti-sigma factor: MKDLKSQASKSTTPGKGGLTPEIQSRIGHQLRAMYDDVVRQGVPDRFAELIKKLDAPGGGPQDENGAGGSNDNHGRD, encoded by the coding sequence ATGAAAGATCTCAAGTCTCAAGCCAGCAAAAGCACGACCCCCGGCAAGGGAGGCCTCACTCCGGAGATCCAATCCCGGATCGGGCACCAACTGCGCGCCATGTACGACGACGTCGTACGGCAAGGGGTTCCCGACCGGTTCGCGGAGCTCATCAAGAAGCTTGATGCGCCGGGAGGCGGACCTCAGGATGAGAATGGTGCTGGGGGCTCCAACGACAACCATGGGAGGGACTAA
- a CDS encoding response regulator, with protein sequence MSRSQLVAEHLPLLRRYARALTGSQASGDAYVAAMLEAMLGDPSVLDESHGPRAGLFRLFTQIWNSVSVNDDSEVATLPMPPERRLSNITPLPRQAFLLLSLEGFSEEEVGYILGTDVAETRRFADAAGREMAAEIATDVLIIEDETFIAMDLESLVKNLGHNVVGVARTHADAVALAKNKRPGLILADIQLADGSSGLDAVNELLRTFEVPVVFITAYPERFLTGERPEPAFLISKPFQPAMVSAVASQALFFQRNSRNRAPKAPAA encoded by the coding sequence ATGTCCCGTTCGCAGCTTGTTGCTGAGCACTTGCCGTTGTTGCGCCGGTATGCGCGCGCCCTGACGGGCAGCCAGGCCTCCGGTGACGCCTATGTCGCAGCCATGTTGGAAGCCATGCTCGGAGATCCGTCCGTGCTTGACGAGAGCCATGGGCCGCGCGCGGGCCTGTTCCGGCTGTTCACCCAGATCTGGAATTCGGTGTCCGTCAACGACGATTCCGAGGTGGCGACGCTGCCGATGCCGCCGGAGCGACGGCTGTCGAATATCACGCCGCTGCCGCGGCAGGCGTTCCTGCTGCTCTCGCTGGAGGGATTTTCGGAAGAGGAAGTCGGCTACATCCTCGGCACCGACGTCGCCGAGACGCGTCGGTTTGCTGACGCCGCCGGACGCGAGATGGCAGCCGAGATCGCCACCGACGTGCTGATCATCGAAGACGAGACCTTCATCGCCATGGACCTCGAGAGCCTGGTGAAGAATTTAGGTCACAATGTCGTCGGCGTCGCGCGCACTCACGCCGACGCGGTGGCGCTCGCCAAGAACAAGCGGCCCGGCCTGATCCTCGCCGACATCCAGCTCGCCGACGGCTCGTCGGGCCTCGATGCCGTCAACGAGTTGCTGCGCACCTTCGAGGTGCCGGTGGTGTTCATCACCGCCTATCCGGAGCGCTTCCTTACCGGCGAACGCCCCGAGCCGGCGTTCCTGATCTCCAAGCCGTTCCAGCCGGCGATGGTGTCGGCGGTGGCGAGCCAGGCGCTGTTCTTCCAGCGCAACTCGCGCAACCGCGCGCCCAAGGCGCCGGCGGCGTAG
- a CDS encoding sigma-70 family RNA polymerase sigma factor produces the protein MPLTNSLRDDILAAVPSLRAFAISLSGNADRADDLVQETLLRALANIDSFQPGSNLPAWLFTILRNLFRSDYRKRRREVEDAEGNYAKTLKTQPSQNAHLEFEEFRVALEKLPQDQREALILVGASGFSYEDAASICGCAVGTIKSRVNRARSKLAALLYVDGAEDFGPDETVRAVIGGSGG, from the coding sequence ATGCCTCTCACGAACTCCCTGCGTGACGACATCCTCGCGGCCGTGCCGAGTTTACGCGCGTTCGCGATCTCGCTCAGCGGCAATGCGGACCGCGCCGACGATTTGGTGCAGGAGACGCTGTTGCGCGCGCTTGCCAACATCGACTCGTTCCAGCCCGGCTCGAACCTGCCGGCGTGGCTGTTTACGATCCTGCGCAACCTGTTCCGCTCGGACTATCGCAAGCGGCGGCGGGAAGTCGAGGATGCCGAGGGCAACTACGCCAAGACGCTGAAGACGCAGCCCTCGCAGAACGCGCATCTCGAGTTCGAGGAGTTTCGCGTCGCGCTCGAGAAGCTTCCGCAGGACCAGCGCGAAGCGCTCATCCTGGTCGGCGCCTCCGGCTTCTCCTACGAGGATGCGGCCTCGATCTGCGGCTGTGCAGTCGGCACCATCAAGAGCCGCGTCAACCGCGCGCGCTCCAAGCTCGCGGCGCTGCTCTATGTCGACGGTGCCGAGGATTTCGGGCCCGACGAGACCGTGCGCGCCGTGATCGGCGGCAGCGGCGGATAG